The Lacticaseibacillus pabuli region AAGTGCGCCACCAAGGTTGGTAGGGCGTTGTAGCTGGCATAACTGATGAAAACTACCTTCACCTTGGGATTCAGGACGGCGAAAAAGGACCGCGTGAAGTAGCTCAGGTAGGCACCAATCTTGCTGGCCTTCCCCACGTGTTTGTAGAGGACGACCTTGGTCATCGGCATGCGTTTGCTCAGCGCATTATACAGATTACGCACAAATACCCCGTAGTTGGGGTATTTGGCGGATGGATACATATTGGACAGCATCAAAATCATGGTTAGTTTCTCCTAATGACGCGCGTAGTGAGCGTATGCTGCGTTGTACAGCCGTGAGTGGCGGGCGTAACGCCGCACCGCCTGATTCAGCAGGCCTGGCACAATTAAGCGGGCCGCGGTAAATGGCTTCTTGGCACGCAAAGCCTGTTTTCCAGCAGACAGGTTCAGGACGCGGCGATTGAACTTATCACGAATCGCAGGATTGTCGTACCCGTTAGCATCCAGATAATCCTTCAGGTCAGCCAACTCGACTGGCGCCTCCGGAAACTTACCAGCAGCATAGGTCTTCTGCAGGTATTCGGAAACTAGGAACACCTTATAACGGTCACCCGACGTCATCGAGTTACCGCGCAGGCGGTACTTCATCAGTTTTTCGTTAGTCGCACCGATGCGCGCCCCCTGTTGCAATAGGCGCAGCCACAGGTCGTAGTCCTCCGCAGTTGGTAGCAGGCGATACCCACCAGCCTTCACCACGACTTCGCGGCGCATCATGATGCTCGGGTGCACGAGCGGTGACCCGAGTGGCAAGAGCCGGGCCAGTTGCTTCGGTTTTTCAGGAATATAGTCGTGCTCGCCCGCTGGCTTGCCCATCTCGTCGATGAACTTGGCACTCGTACTGAGCACGTCCAGCAGTCGGTCTTCCATGATGGTCAGTTGACGCTCAAACCGCTGTGGTTCAGCCACGTCATCCGCGTCCATCCGTGCCAGCATTGGGGCCGTCCCGGAGTCCAGAGCGCGGTTCAAGCTGTACGGCAGGCCGCTGTTCTTTTCGTTCACGAGAACAAGGACGCGCCGGTCTTTGCGCGCGTATTCATCCAAAATTTGGTGCAAATTTGTCGCTTTGGGCTGATCCAGAACCACATTCAGCTCAAAGTCCGTTTCCGTTTGCGCAAGAATTGAATCCATCGCGGCTCGCAACTGGGCGGGCGTTTCATTATAAACGGACATCAGAACAGTAATTTTTGGCATCTTGCACCTCTTCACAAAATATCTGTTTTCATTATAGCAGAGCAAGCCTAGGCTGCGGCCCTTGCCACGCGGGTTCTGGCTAATTTAGGAGATTCTAAAGCGCTAATCTTAATTTTCAACCGTTCCCGTGTCGTCCTTATCGAAGGTGTCGCTGAACAAGCGCAAACGCTGTGCGTAGGACGGGTGATCATTGTTTTCAGAAATGGTCTTCTTGAGTAAGCCCAAGCGGTCCGTGATAATGCCATCTGCCTGTGCGAACATCATCTGTTCCATCTCATCCTGGTCGTTGACGGTCCACGCCCATACCGCTTGACCGCGTGCTTGCGCGGCACCGACCATGTCAGAATTCAGCGTGCTCTCCTCCAGCGTGTAGGCGTTGAAGTGAGTGTTTGGCAAAGTGATGCTGTACGGCAAGATAAAGCTGACGTACAGCTTCGGTAGACGATGGTGAAGACGGTTAATGACGGAATAGCTTAAGGAATGCACCCGGTCGTGATTGTGAATCAGGCGTTGCCCGTACCGCTTAATGAACAGGCTCAGCATGTCCTTGGAGTCGTACTGGGTCGGCTTGATTTCGACAATCAAACGCTGGTGAGCGCGCTCGGCCGCCGTCATATAAGCGCCCAGACTGGCAAGCTTGGCGTGGTGCCCATTTTCACGCACCGTGACCCGCTTGAGCTGCGCCAGTGTCATCTGCGACGGGCGTTTATCAATGCCGGCCAAGTCCTTGAGATTCTCGTCATGGAGCACAATGAACTGATGGTCGCGCGTTTCGTGGACGTCCATTTCCACGTAATCAGGCCGCTCCCGCGCGGTCTTGCGGAGTGCCGGAATTGTATTTTGGACGCCATTGCCATTGTCCACGCCGCGATGCGAAATCGTCAGCGGATGGTGATCCAGCCCGCCGTATAGGTATATGCCATTGAACAAAATAATGCTGAGCAGGATAACGGTCCCGACGACAAGGGTCACGCGGCGCATCCAGCCGTGATAATGAATCAGGCTGTGTTTGGCCGCGTTGGCGATTTGCCCTTCCTTCACGTAAACAGGTGCAGTCAGGAATATCAGGAATACGGCGGAACTCATCCCCCCCAGCACCATCTTCCCCAACAGGAGGATGGTCATCGTGATAATCGCCCCGATATAGGCAACCGGCGTCTTGTCCAAGCCGGTTTGTGCCCAAATAAGTAATTGCGTAAAGACGAAGGTGATGCCCTGCAGAATCAGGGTCAACCAGAACGTCCGCCAGAAATAGAACCAGAAATGACCAGAAGTCTGCCGCCAGCTCTCACCAGCAGCCTTGCGCAGCGGCTGATTTTTCAGGACGGTGTTCGGCAATACCAGAATCCAGCGCAGTCCCAGGTAGGCCATGACGAGGTAAAAGGCGAAGACGAGGAATGCGAGTAGCGGCTTGGTGCCAATCCATTCCATAATGAAGGTCGGAATTTGCACCTTGGCGAGCAAGCTGGAGCCCACAACGGTACCGGCGAATGGGATCACCAGCAGAAAGTAAAAGACGAAGAAGACAAATGACCCGATGCGCAGGTGCTGCAAATCCGACCACGCTTCCCGCGCGATAGCCTTGAGCGTCGGCGCCTGACGCTGACGGATGCCCTGCACGCCGCCTAACAGGAAGGAGAATTGCGCGTAGACAAGGACCAACATCACGAGGCCCAACAAAATCAGCCCGACCGTCAAGACAACGTGGCCGGTGATAACGCCGAGAATATTATCGAAGCCAATATACGGCACCCCTGCCGCCACCAGCATTTCGCCCACGGTCCACCGTAGCAGTGGCACCAGCGCCAAATCGGTGACGCCTAACACAAGCCACACGATGACTAAGTAATTGGCCCACTGTGCCCAAAATTCACGCAGGGCATCCCCTGCATACCGAATTGACTTCATCCGTACCCCTCCAAATCATCAGCCATGTTATATTAACGAGTATAGCGCAAACCTCATGCGGGCGAACCCGCCATTGGACCTAAATTAACGTGCGGTTTTGCCCACTTGGTCAATAAATCGTATGTAAAAGTCGATTGTGTTGTTTATCCACTCGCAAAAACGCATATAATGTTGACTAGACACTAAGAAACGGCAGGCGAATTCGATGCCCACACATACTCGAAACTCAAACATAGAACTCCTGCGCATACTGGCGATGCTTCTCATCGTCGCGCATCATTTTGCGACCCATGGTGTCCTGGACGGCGTGGTCGTCACTAAGGCCACGACCACCACGACATTAGCACAGATCCTCATCAGTGGCGGCAAGTTCGGGGTGGCGCTGTTTATCATCATCACCGGCTATTTTTTAAGCACCAGACCGTTTAAAGTCCGCCGTATCTGGCCGGTCATGCTGGCAGCGATGACCTACTCCATCTTCTTCATGGTCGTGCACAGCATTCGGATGCACGCCGTTCCGGGGCCGTGGTA contains the following coding sequences:
- a CDS encoding glycosyltransferase; translated protein: MPKITVLMSVYNETPAQLRAAMDSILAQTETDFELNVVLDQPKATNLHQILDEYARKDRRVLVLVNEKNSGLPYSLNRALDSGTAPMLARMDADDVAEPQRFERQLTIMEDRLLDVLSTSAKFIDEMGKPAGEHDYIPEKPKQLARLLPLGSPLVHPSIMMRREVVVKAGGYRLLPTAEDYDLWLRLLQQGARIGATNEKLMKYRLRGNSMTSGDRYKVFLVSEYLQKTYAAGKFPEAPVELADLKDYLDANGYDNPAIRDKFNRRVLNLSAGKQALRAKKPFTAARLIVPGLLNQAVRRYARHSRLYNAAYAHYARH
- a CDS encoding glycerophosphodiester phosphodiesterase, coding for MKSIRYAGDALREFWAQWANYLVIVWLVLGVTDLALVPLLRWTVGEMLVAAGVPYIGFDNILGVITGHVVLTVGLILLGLVMLVLVYAQFSFLLGGVQGIRQRQAPTLKAIAREAWSDLQHLRIGSFVFFVFYFLLVIPFAGTVVGSSLLAKVQIPTFIMEWIGTKPLLAFLVFAFYLVMAYLGLRWILVLPNTVLKNQPLRKAAGESWRQTSGHFWFYFWRTFWLTLILQGITFVFTQLLIWAQTGLDKTPVAYIGAIITMTILLLGKMVLGGMSSAVFLIFLTAPVYVKEGQIANAAKHSLIHYHGWMRRVTLVVGTVILLSIILFNGIYLYGGLDHHPLTISHRGVDNGNGVQNTIPALRKTARERPDYVEMDVHETRDHQFIVLHDENLKDLAGIDKRPSQMTLAQLKRVTVRENGHHAKLASLGAYMTAAERAHQRLIVEIKPTQYDSKDMLSLFIKRYGQRLIHNHDRVHSLSYSVINRLHHRLPKLYVSFILPYSITLPNTHFNAYTLEESTLNSDMVGAAQARGQAVWAWTVNDQDEMEQMMFAQADGIITDRLGLLKKTISENNDHPSYAQRLRLFSDTFDKDDTGTVEN